The following nucleotide sequence is from Apium graveolens cultivar Ventura chromosome 4, ASM990537v1, whole genome shotgun sequence.
acataattactatttttttaaaacacACGTAGTCACATAGAATTATTAATAAAATTGTATCGTTCAATTGGTAATATTGTATTTTTAAAATAGCTCTTATAGTCATTCGATTAAGTAATAACTCGCTAAATAATTTCTTTTTAGGGACCTAGGAGCCattgtatttttattttgaataaaataataaaaataacattttttcTGGGTATCGAAACTATTACTTTCAATAGGTTTAAATGTTGTAAAAAACTATGAACATATAAATGCattaatataattatcatgaattcgtataatttaaaattttaaatgaacaacTTTAAGAATTTAactcaatttaaaaaaaaatatataatattaaaaaaaatgggtgatccgtgcatcgcacggatTTTCGGCTAGTAGTTGATAAATAGGGATtcgaaaaataatttttatataacaTAAGGGTAATTCAGTAAAATCAGCATGTATAGGTAGCgtatcaaattttttaatatttcatcTTTATATAACAGTAATAGATGGGTCCTCTTCCCCAACCATGGTTGGTTGGGGTTTATTTCAAGCCAATTAACCCTTCCGCAATTCATTGCGGAAAACGAAAActgataaattttattttatttagttaaCAATTTTTATTCGATTAAAACTCAAAAACAGATATAATTGACAAAATTTCAAGCGATTAAGACACACAAAATTTCTTATTCTTCTCCTTTCACAagtaaatttatattatttttgtaaggcatatgtcatagcctatttgtatattcgagaatttaactcaactcaaataagaatgtaataagtaaatagtggatctaccgtcaaagagatctcgtaaagtaatatctgtcaaaggattcagaaataaggttcatctacagacttgaggaattaattcactggaagaagttcaagaaattgatcatgcctcagtgatataaatcaagattgtggatttaatcaagtgacagagatctcgtcagggtatcaattaattacaaggatttagtctgaagaaaatcaagagtatcaaggtcaaggcttgaagaaacgtcacggaagttagtcactcatgaaccagacagtacatcgagtgtcaacattgaagtggtggaattgattcataattgacagtaattttcagaagattttcagaagaatggttgctgctcaagattagtattaattctctattaattaattaagtcatataatttaattaagaaaataaattatatctgcaaagattaatttattgattaattgaattaattgattaattaattctgaattaatattaaggtttttcagaattttaattggattaaaatctgcattaaattagcaagacaattgaaaatgaactagcatgacaatcaggattgtcataccgattgtcatgccaggccattttcaatagtctcaccgaaagttatactgggaggaggattgtcttgctagttcattctgatagtcttgctagttcatttgattgtcataccgaaagtcttgctagctgttgagattgtcttgctagttcaaaggatagtctcaccgaaagtcctaccagctatgggattgtcattccagttcattccattctgttgattgattaaaaagacagaagcagtCATTCAACAATCcaatccagaacacagaagtcaagaacaaagcagaaaagaaaaacaagaagaaatatttcatcttttcatctgcatacttcaagattaaatttctagattgtaaagttaaatccaatccactagaaatctttatcttggtcttgtgtaacaatctagcggatcaaaatccctagaacttaatctcaaatcgtgtttagcatttgattctaattattgcaaaaatagaaaaagttcatgtcgaatttattctaaatttgtgataattaatttgagattaattccttgtaatcgatacagttgttgtaacacccttcaagtttaataatattcttatttaacttgaattttgtttcacattttttattccgcatttattcgattattcggtaccgtttttattcaaccccccttctacaaacgcattgggacctaacaattggtatcagagccttctgattaacgaacaaatcaagatcctagacttttgtgatttttcaaaaattcataatgacttcacaaaaagttggaaccgttaaaattccacaatttgataaagagaattatattatgtggaagaagaagatgctcttatttttacaagtggcaaatcccaaatattcaaacttgttaaagaaggggataaaaactccaatggttattgaaccggaggtgatagtagatgatgttatgatcaccaaagccagaatctatcctaaagatcctgaagattttactcctgatgaaaaggaagaagcctccttggatgccagccttcaattaattttaattgattcccttgatcccttaatgaacagacatgtgatgaactgtaaaaattccaaacacatgtgggaaactattgaggtgatcaatgaaggcacagaggaagttagggagaacaagttggagatcctaacctctgagtatgaacattttaaatcaaatccaggagaaggaattactgaagtgtttgagaggtacaatgcgttgatcaataacctgaacatcaatggaaaattttattcaattagggaggtcaacaaaaagttccttttaacactgccaactcatcttgaatatagaatcactgccattagagaagctagagatctgagtgagatttctttggaaaggctctatggagtgttaaaaacctatgagttggatcagattcaacagaaggaagtctacgggaaggatagaatggtcagcacatctactgcgcttgtagctgaaggtcaataacaacagcaatctcaacaattggagagaatggtactgtgttccaaggctgaggaaaatatgttagtagcagaatatgatcctcctactacaaatcaatcaagtgataatttttattccttggaaaagctggagcaattggaagacaagtcaatggcccaaattgtcaagagattctcccatgtcagattcaagaggaatcccaagcttaagtacaagtccaactacaacaaattccagaaaggtggatcttcttactctaacaccagcagtggtggatacaaaatagggatggttgatcggagcaccattagatgctataactgcaatgagttgggacactttgccacagaatgtaggaagtcaaagcaagtaagaaagaactctgaaatggcttatctggcaaagggaagaagctgggatgatactgacagtgaagatgaagaagaaggaaatcttgctcttatggctattgatggaaaagcttcatcgtcaagaatagaggtaaaactttctgatgctgaaatggtttatcatctaagaggtaacttagattgtgcatgtcgtgataatgaactgttaagtttacagatcacagaccttgagaaagaggtcaatgaattaagatttttgcacattaatcaagacaaattaaaagaacaagtatcttttccaagagaatagagttgactgttatagaaaactcgaaactattctcaaagacaagatcaccggtcttgagactaaggttagagcctactttaattcttgttcgaaggctaaagagttctacagtaagcaagctgttaatcaaacatctggaataggttatgattacaatgctgctattggagaattaagcataaactcccctcctcatgtctgtgctaaagggagggaagtaccacatgtgcttaagggtgttgatgaacccctctataaagcatcaattgttgaaccatttgatgcgacctcttctgttattcaagaagaaatacgtgctgaagatcatgctaatgagaaggttgtttccaagtcaagtgtgtcgaaagttccagtaaaagttgtgaaagcaactgagactaactcagacacacatgagttggataacaaaaatgccatgtctgccatgcataaattgcctactattaatcactctcataaagcatgtggtatttctaattgtatgtcttgtgattttaatatgatgtatgcttattttaatggtaagcatgtttctaatgataagactactcctcgtcagcatgtgaataacaagaagcatgataggtctaagactgctagtccttctaaggctagaaatgagacatttgtgcctaagcttaaacagaaatttgttaaggctgtttacaaggtcaaatgttcagtcattgagaaagttgagacaattaaaattaaaaatgttgttttgcctgacaaaggacagttctacaagaatgtcggcccaaccaagtttgggttccgaagaagggttaatccatttgtgttgcagggcattaaaacaggtgaaaccgggagtgtggattcttgacagtggatcatcaagacatatgatcggagatagagccctgctatcaaatgtggattgagaaagctggccctctggttacctttggagataacagcaaaggtttatctgagggatatggctgtttgcaagctgggaatgttatcattgaaaatttgtatattgtgctaggttattatcaggaagcagtatctaacatatagcaccagtgacgagacttgagaatattacgacatatcaggcacctgctgcacattacacttggaattggactctattaagatgtgtacaagtgtactcctggttggtgagtcaaaagaggaagtcagtgcaccacagttcatggactttgcagctgcagatctattggactatgccATCGCTTCTTCataatctcacttcaggttggtatgaactagtgtactgctcaagcaatcgtcatatttataactctctaatcactaggcacaatcatattgtttaatatgtgcagtgagtttaaggagtaaatcaaacttctttctacattagtgatttcttatttcatgtaaaatcctttgaaatcactattgtacatcattactctcaaaagattaaatgtataattttcattcattataaatcttaaatacattttatctctatagtgccatatattctgtgttactggttcagtctccaatgactttctttcattgacagtcatgaggttgaaaacccacaacgtctatcccagactgtaaagacaaacacaaaaacagaaccaaccaacactctcttaccactaaatgtagtatgaataagcgtgagggagatagtgccttagtgcaccacataaggaaggttctgcagtcaacccagtagctctgtctcctacatagatgagttgtatttaaactgagacaactgctagcccccatacatcttctcaaaaagatgtaatggatgaaaaggcacaaaaacagttactagattcattttctcaacagggtgcgtctattgaaatttgcctgtcttccagggtatccgatgtagtgtcaccacctcaaacataaacaattcttgatgcacaaggaaaggttacacacacaaaggatgagttgacggaaataagagtttcggccattttaaggtcagattcgattgttcaaggttcgttaatggaccaattgcctttacaggtgttatgagaggatactgatccaaaagccatatgtcagtggtcagtgtctacctccccaggcttaaatcccctggatgcatctgcggatagtggatctgacataggtgcagatcggcaacttgttgacaatgattcagatattacctgatgagtcacaaggaaatgtcttcacagatattagaagggaactttgatctttatgctaaattcgttggatcattgtttaccttcccagaattcaaatctggaaccctaaaagggaaactagaaacttgtagattatgactcagattcatctgacgagtttaccaaggatggggatttgtgaactcccattgcaccacctgtgacctccttaaggatggctaaggtgattttccttgcaggtacagctgatttttggagctatgagaggagtgatacacttgtgagaatgagtgtaaacacgagtggagagaagagtgaaacacatgtgaggtacactaaaacagaatcacacactcacagtgaggaagaaagagaaactacttgttatttctttttcaaccaagtgaaatatgagaactccttcagacaacggcatacattccttctctaagggggagataaaagcttaagaaatagtttggagcattcctcaactaagggggagaaatagcagggaggaagaaaaagattaTATGTACACTACgccacaccattgttgtttgtaactacggatcctattgtacgggagaggtggtaaacacaaggtgattttctagtaagggaagaagctgttttcaaaaggggagtaccattggtttttatctgcggatcctattgtacgggagaggtggtaaatgaaggtgatcttctttaatcagttgattctcatagggggagaagcaagagagatatgggcttctcaacaggaaatgtggttgtacaaatgaagatggaactacttgaagatatgttcagtctagaggaacatctacttggaatctggaaaatgttaaatctagtccagaacttttctactatttactttgcatttctgtttatatctttttcttatttgttagttgagttatcctttaggtatttgtgtgttattgtctaacaaacaaattgggggagattgtaaggcatatgtcatagcctatttgtatattcgaggatttaactcaactcaaataagaatgtaataagtaaatagtggatctaccgtcaaagagatctcgcaaagtaatatctgtcaaaggattcagaaacaaggttcatctacagacttgaggaattaattcactggaagaagttcaagaaattgatcatgcctcagtgatataaatcaagattgtggatttaatcaagtgacagagatctcgtcagggtatcaattaattacaaggatttagtctgaagaaaatcaagagtatcaaggtcaaggcttgaagaaacgtcacggaagttagtcactcatgaaccagacagtacatcgagtgtcaacattgaagtggtggaattgattcataattgacagtgattttcagaagattttcagaagaatggttgctgctcaagattagtattaattctctattaattaattaaatcatataatttaattaagaaaataaattatatctgcaaagattaatttattgattaattgaattaattgattaattaattctgaattaatattaaggtttttcagaattttaattggattaaaatctgcattaaatcagcaagacaattgaaaatgaactagcatgacaatcaggattgtcatatcgattgtcatgccaggccattttcaatagtctcaccgaaagttacactgggaggaggattgtcttgctagttcattctgatagtcttgctagttcatttgattgtcataccgaaagtcttgctagctgttgagattgtcttgctagttgtaaaatttgtaattttatttttaatttatttattagaaattagatattaatttgtctagataaatattttaaaattagaatattctgaaaacattttgtgcaaggtagttgatttgtgaaaagatttgttatttgtggaaataagtgtaagaataatttagaaaatcgaaattttttttagtttaggtaattgtgtgtatcaaatattttatttatggaatttacttggagaggttgtaaatctttaggaggaaatattattatttcctagttgagatatagggttttgtatcgttataaatacaccatattcgtattccttgtttttatcattaaaattcgtaggactttctcagcaaaaatcagctgtcttgtaaaattcgtagaaaattcatcgtaagtcagaattcagtgattctggacttttcagaaaggtcttttcgttatcttcagatttcgtgtttcgtgtttttcaagaaaatatcgtttagagggtcaaaaagagtaaattcagatctggtcaggctttgaggtaagtacttttgacttacttttatttttcggaaaatatatttcagttctgtttttaatttcgtataagatataagaattttgatttcgaaattataagatataagtatttgtgaattttagaacccagtctctacgttttcgaacccgttcgtaatttacgatatagttccggaactagccttagatacccttagtaggcgcacaagtgtgcaactttagatacctattaagggcgcgtaattattgaactttagatgccgaccactggcaaagtgtggtataaagaataagaataagaattagatgccggctactggcaaagtgtggccgtagatcaagactgtggtatttattaGAATTATCGTTTTGTTCTATTTTATTttgttctgatctgttataaaatctgctctgttctgttttaaattctgaattttaaaatataaaacttggGTTGGATCTACTTAACAAattgttttacaaaattattattgtttgagaaaaatcattttattaaaacacccattgtttttctgtttaagagatagtcaatttgtacttgctgagctgtgtagctcaccccttttaacatttcaggttcggaatttggagcatattaaaattaaggaatgagaactatgaggagatctgtgctgcttcgttttgtgctatttgaattagaataaagattttgtttttagagaataaatttaattatctgttagacaattattatcggatttgtggagctgcgtctctatttttatgattttgattattgagtttgaccgctgctttgaatttcgtgatctattagaattatcgagtaataatatattttatttttagttttcgatttagaactaatagtccggaagtgtgggctgttacagttggtatcaagagcaggctgtccttcggagtgtattaggtatgggactagtacattccctaggatgcgatcctttagactatcgtataggtcttagaaaattattttggatttagggcatttatttgtgtgattatttgatatgtttgacttttgtgtttttttgattaTTGACTATAAGTTTAGAATTTGTTTTGTGTGTTCTAGTAAAGATGGATGGAGAAAATCAGAACAACAATGAAAATCAGGGCAATAATGATGAAGGAGGAAACGTCTTTGACCAGCTGGCTGAAACTCTAGCTGTACTTGTGAATCAGCAACCGAAGCCCAACATCGTCTCTCAATTCAAGCGTTTGAACCCGCCAACTTTTGATGGAGCTACAGACCCGGCTATCGTTGAGATGTGGATCcaagagatggaaaaagctttcGGACTTCTGGGGAGCAATGAGGGACAGAAGGTGACCTTAGCTGTGTACCAATTGCAAGGAAGCGCTTACGACTGGTGGCTTATGGAAAAGAGAAAGAATGAGACGACAAATCTTGAAGAAAATCATGAACCGTACACTTGGGCAAAGTTCAAGAAGGCTTTAGAGGACAAGTACTTTCCGAGAACAGTTCGTCTGCAGAAAGAGAGGGACTTCATTCGACTTCAACAAGGTGGAAGAACCGTCATTGAATACGAAGCAGAATTTGCAAAGCTTGCGAAGTACGCGTCGACCCTAGTAGCAGATGAGAGCAGTCGAGCACGAAGATTAGAGGAGGGACTTCGAAGTGACATCAGGAATTCAGTGGCGTCGTTTGAACTTCAGACGTACGAGGCTGTCCTCAACAAGGCGTTAGTGATCGAAAGGGGCTTGGCAGAATCTGAAAAGGCGTCTGGCAGTTGGAATAAGAGGCGGTTCACTCAAACTAGTGGGCAATCTTTTCAAGAGGGACCACTCAAGAAGCCACACGTGTACGATAACATCGGGGGTCAAGGTGATCGAGAGACGTGTACCAGGTGCGGCAAGAATCATCCGGACAAAGTCTGTCGTTGGAATACAGGTGCTTGTTTTCATTGCGGAGAAGTAGGACATAAGATTTCGAATTGTCCGCACAATCCGCCACCGCCACCAAGGAAGGAAGCAGATAACAAGATGGGCAAAGGACGTGTGTTTCAGCTGACAGGAAATGACAACTATCGCAATTAAGGTATGATTTCTTTTCTTTAGTgacttatttaatttatttatgttatgtgaatttggggaccaaattcttttaaggagggaagaatgtaaaatttgtaattttatttttaatttatttattagaaattagatattaatttgtctagataaatattttaaaattagaatattctgaaaacattttgtgcaaggtagttgatttgtgaaaagatttgttatttgtggaaataagtgtaagaataatttagaaaatcgaaatttttttagtttaggtaattgtgtgtatcaaatattttatttatggaatttacttggagaggttgtaaatctttaggaggaaatattattatttcctagttgagatatagggttttgtatcgttataaatacaccatattcgtattccttgtttttatcattaaaattcgtaggactttctcagcaaaaatcagctgtcttgtaaaattcgtagaaaattcatcgtaagtcagaattcagtgattctggacttttcagaaaggtcttttcgttatcttcagatttcgtgtttcgtgtttttcaagaaaatatcgtttagagggtcaaaaagagtaaattcagatctggtcaggctttgaggtaagtacttttgacttacttttatttttcggaaaatatatttcagttctgtttttaatttcgtataagatataagaattttgatttcgaaattataagatataagtatttgtgaattttagaacccagtctctacgttttcgaacccgttcgtaatttacgctat
It contains:
- the LOC141719759 gene encoding uncharacterized protein LOC141719759 gives rise to the protein MDGENQNNNENQGNNDEGGNVFDQLAETLAVLVNQQPKPNIVSQFKRLNPPTFDGATDPAIVEMWIQEMEKAFGLLGSNEGQKVTLAVYQLQGSAYDWWLMEKRKNETTNLEENHEPYTWAKFKKALEDKYFPRTVRLQKERDFIRLQQGGRTVIEYEAEFAKLAKYASTLVADESSRARRLEEGLRSDIRNSVASFELQTYEAVLNKALVIERGLAESEKASGSWNKRRFTQTSGQSFQEGPLKKPHVYDNIGGQGDRETCTRCGKNHPDKVCRWNTGACFHCGEVGHKISNCPHNPPPPPRKEADNKMGKGRVFQLTGNDNYRN